Below is a genomic region from Cohaesibacter intestini.
GCAACAGCTTGTTGTTGATGATGTTGGACAGGCCTTTGAGGTCTGGGACCACCAGCTTGACGTGATAATCGGTCGAACCGGTCATCGAATAAGCTTCGCTGACCTCGGGCATGGAATTGAGCAGGGACAACAGCCGTTTAGAGGCATCGGGTGAGTGGGTGTCGAGCGCGATCTGGATGAAGACAATCAGATCAAGCCCCAGAGCGGACTGGTTGAGGCGGGCGTGATAGCCTTCAATGACACCAGACTTTTCAAGAAGAGCCCTGCGCCGGGCGCATTGGGATGAGGACAGGCCGACTTCTTCGGCCAGTTCCTGACTGGTCAGGCGACCATCCCGCTGTAAAGCTTCCAGAATTTTGATGTCAAAGCGATCCATGCTGATTTCTCGCAAATTTTGAATTTTGACGCTCAAAGTGGCGCACATTCTTTTTACAGGGCGTTGATTTTGCGCACAAGGCGCAGGAGGTTTCTATTAGTATAAATGCCTAATCAATAGACTGGGAGGATAGCAATGGGACCATTTCCGCATGACGCGCCAAAGGCGGTGATCGATGAGGTCAATGTGGCCGGGACCGATGGTTTTGAATTTGTCGAATTTGCCCATCCGGAAGCGGGCAAGCTGGAAGCTCTGTTCGAGAGCATGGGGTTTGTCGAGGTGGCGCGACACAAGCACAAGGATATTTCGCTCTATCGACAAGGTCATGTCAATTATCTGATCAATCGCGATCCGGATGGTCATGCGGCCCAGTTCGTCAAGGACCATGGTCCCTGCGCTCCTGCGATGGCATGGCGGGTGGTTGACGCACAAGTGGCGCTGCAATGCGCCCTTGATTATGGGGCCGAGGAATATAAAGGTCCGGGCAAAGCGCTTGATGTGCCTGCGGTCTATGGCATTGGCGGCTCTTTGCTCTATTTCGTCGACACCTATGGTGCGGATGGGTCTGCCTATGATGCGGATTATCAATGGCTTGGCGAGCGGGACCCGAAGCCGGAAGGCGCTGGCTTTTACTATCTCGACCATCTGACCCACAATGTGATGCGTGGCAACATGAACACCTGGTATGATTTCTATGCCAAGGCCTTCAACTTCAAGGAAATCCGTTTCTTTGACATCAAAGGCGAATATACCGGGCTATATTCCCGGGCGCTGACATCGCCAGATGGCAAGATCCGCATTCCGATCAATGAAAGCTCAGACGACAAGAGCCAGATCGAGGAATATCTCAACGCATATAAGGGCGAAGGCATCCAGCATATTGCTGTTGGGACAGAGGATATTTATCGCTCAACAGACCAGATTGCCGCCAAAGGGCTCGATTTCATGCCTGCCCCTCCCGATGCTTATTATGATATGTCGCGCGAGCGGGTGAAAGGGCATCAGGAGCCGCTGGAGCGGATGCAGCGCAATGGCATTCTGATCGACGGGGAAGGGGTGGTCGATGGCGGCCGGACCCGTATTCTGTTGCAGATCTTCTCGAAAACGGTGATCGGCCCGATCTTCTTTGAATTCATTCAGCGCAAGGGCGATGACGGCTTTGGCGAAGGCAATTTCAAGGCCCTGTTTGAATCGATCGAGCGCGATCAGATCGAACGCGGCGTCCTGACCACCGATGCAGCGGCACCGGCTGCCGAGTAGCTGTCGCGTCTTGTGCGTCGCTGTTGTCGCGATGCCTGTGATACAGCATCTCGAAAGGCATGGTTCCCACAGTTCACTAACCAAAGCCTTTCCAGCGACTGCCCGGATTTCTGCAAGGAATTCCGGGCATTTTTTGTGTCACTGACTGGTTCTGAACGAAACATCTCCTTGTATCGTTTGAAAATTTCGCACGATTTTCTGCTTTTCAGAATAGATGCCTTGTGAGCATAATCCTTCCCGGACAAGGGATGGGCAACACATCCTGCATTTTGAGGAACTTCAACGGGATTGAGACGATGGCACGCAGACTAGACAAGAATGACCTGAAGGTGGATGAGCAACTGGTGGCGCTGATCGAGGAAGAGATCCTGCCCGGTACCGAGGTCTCTCCAACTGTTTTCTGGCAAGGCCTGTCCGATGCGGTTGCCCGTTTCACCCCGACCAACAGGGCCTTGCTGGCCAAGCGGGCCGATCTGCAAAAACAAGTCGATGCTTGGTGCAAAGCGCATAAGGGCCAGCCGCTTGATCCGGTGGCCTATCGCTCCTTCCTTGAAGACATTGGCTATATTGTGCCTGAAGGCGACGACTTCGAGGTCACGACCGCCAATGTGGATGGCGAAATGGCGACGCTGGCCGGGCCGCAGTTGGTCGTGCCTGTGATGAATGCCCGCTTTGCCCTGAATGCGGCGAATGCCCGTTGGGGCAGTCTGTATGATGCGCTTTATGGTACCGATGTGGTGCCGCAGGACGGGGATCTTGCACCGGGTGAAGGCTTCAATGAGGCGCGCGGATTGGCGGTGATTGCAAAGACGCATGCCTTCCTTGATGATGCTGTACCGCTGGCAGCCGGCAGCCATGGGGATGTTACCGCCTACAGGGTCGACCCGGAGACCCGGTCTTTGATGATCACGCTGACCGATGGCAGCGAAACCAGCCTTAAAGATGAAAGCCAGTTTGTCGGCTTTGTCGAAGCGTCCGTGATCCTGTTCCAGAATAATGGCTTGCATATTGAATTGCAGATCGACCCGGATCATCCGATCGGTGGGCTGTCCAAGGCGGGTGTTAAGGATGTGGTTCTTGAATCCGCTCTGAGCACCATTCAGGACTGCGAGGATTCTGTTGCGGCGGTTGATGCCGAGGATAAATGTCTTGTCTATCGCAACTGGCTCGGCCTGATGAAGGGCGATCTGGAAGACAGTTTCTCCAAAGGCGGACGGGTGGTGACGCGCAAGCTGGCCGAGGACCGGACCTATACGGATCGTAGCGGCGGCACCCTGACCCTGCATGGGCGCAGCCTGCTGCTGGTGCGTAATGTCGGTCATCTGATGACCAACCCGGCCATTTTGGATGCCAAGGGCGACGAGATTTTTGAAGGCATTCTGGATGCTTTCGCGACTGTTGCTGCCGCCTTGCATGATTTGCCTCGCAAGGGCAACAGCCGGACTGGCAGCATTTATATCGTCAAGCCCAAGATGCACGGACCGGAAGAAGTGGCCTATGCCAATGACTTGTTTGATGCGGTCGAGGACTGTTTTGGCCTGCCGCGCAACAGCATCAAGATCGGGGTGATGGATGAAGAGCGCCGCACCACCGTTAATCTGAAAGAGTGCATTCGGGCGGTGAAGGACCGGATCGTCTTCATTAATACCGGCTTCTTGGATCGCACCGGCGATGAAATCCATACCTCGATGGAGCTGGGGCCGTTCCTGCCCAAAGAGCAGATCAAGGCGGAGCCCTGGATTGCCGCCTATGAGGACTGGAATGTCGATACGGGCTTGCAAACCTCGCTGAATGGTAAGGGCCAGATCGGCAAGGGCATGTGGGCCAAACCCGATGAAATGGCGGAAATGATGGTGGCCAAGATCGGCCATCCAAAGGCCGGGGCGACTTGTGCCTGGGTGCCATCACCAACCGCGGCGACCTTGCATGCGATCCATTATCACAAGGTGCATGTTGCCTCCATTCAGGATGCTCTGACCTCGCGCCAGAAGGCAAATCTGGATACGATCTTGACCGTACCGCTGCTGGAGGGGAAAAATCTCGATCCGCAAACCATCCAGAATGAGCTTGAGAATAATGCGCAGGGCATTCTTGGCTATGTGGTGCGCTGGATCGATCAGGGGGTGGGCTGCTCCAAGGTGCCGGACATCAACAATGTGGCCTTGATGGAAGACCGTGCCACTCTGCGGATTTCAAGCCAGCATATGGCCAACTGGCTTTATCATGGGCTGGTGACCCCGGAGCAGGTGATCGAAACAATGGAGAAAATGGCTCGCGTCGTCGATCAGCAAAATGCTGATGATCCGGCCTATCGCAACATGGCCGACAATTATGTCGCCTCGGTTGCTTTCCGCGCAGCCTGCGATTTGGTCTTCAAAGGCAAGGATCAGCCCAGCGGCTATACCGAGCCGTTGTTGCACAAGCTCAGGCAGATTGCCAAATCCCACATGCAAGCGTGATCCCCTGTCTGGATGTCAAGCAAGCAAGATACGCGAAAAAAGGGCGTCGAAGGACGCCTTTTTTGTGTTTTCAGGCTCTGTTATAGCCCGCTTATGAAGGGCGTCTCACTGACGGAGCTATGTAAATTTTGCATGGCTTAAGGGGCCATTGTTTCTCCGTTTCGAACTATGGTCTGGCCATGAAGGGTGAGCAATTGGGACTGCCTTATGCGTCATCAGGGGCCATAGGCGAGACAGGGGTGAGTCCTCAGCAAATGCCTCCGGTAACGCAAACGGCGTTTCGAAATGCACAGGGTCGATGATCGAACCTTTTTTGCAAGTGGTTGCAATTATTACTTATTTTTTAAACAGCGTGAGTCGGGATGGCGAGGGATTTTCATCGGAATCGACTTTAACTTGATGTCGCGAGGGAAGGCTGATACGAAGCAATCCTATACTTTCGGTGAGGTCGAGTTCTACTTTTGGATAAAGCCACTTCAAGCCCTGTCCAAAATCGGTGAAATCAGTTGCAGGTACCCTATCTGCTACCTTGCCTGGGGCTGAATTCCTATGCGATTATTGCAACGCTCGTTACATTCGCAATAGGGTTTAACCCAAAGATTTTGTTGTACGTTTCAGGCCTGTCGGCCGCGTATGGCGAAATGAGCTGGAGGAAATTGCCGTGCCTTGCATTGATGCAATGATTGACGAAGTCGTCAGCTTGCCACTCGATATTACGGTCGAGGAAGCACTCAACGTGCTTGATAACAACAACATCCGTACCGCGCCTGTTCTCGATAGCGACAAGACCATGCTTGGTCTGTTTGGCTACGAAACCCTGATGCAGGCTGTTTTGCCCCAAGCCCTCTCAATGGGGATAGGACTTGGGCGGCTCGATTTTGCACGAGGAGCCGGGCCGGATATCGCTCGTCGCCTGCGCAAGGTCAAAGCCAAGCCACTCGCAGAAGTCATGAACCGCAAACCGCTGACGTTGCAGCCGGAAATGTCCCTTTGGGAAACCATCCGCACGCTGGCCAAGGCTCGACTTCCTCTTGCTGTGGTTGATAAGAAGACCAACAAGTTTCTTGGAATTGTGACCGAGCGGTCCGCTATTGCCGAGCTTGAGCGAAGCGAGGCGGATCCTACCTTGACTGGGCCGGAAATGGACGCATCTGACTCTTGACCAGATGCCTGTTCCGGCCTCGCTAACCACTTGTGAATAGGGGCCCGAAACAAAATGGGACATGCCACGGAGATGGCCACAAGCGCAGCCTTTGGCTGGTCGCCACTGGTTGTTGCGACCGTCATTCTTGTAACTGCCTATATCTTTATCATCTCGGAAAAGATCAACCGCGCGATCATCT
It encodes:
- a CDS encoding malate synthase G — encoded protein: MARRLDKNDLKVDEQLVALIEEEILPGTEVSPTVFWQGLSDAVARFTPTNRALLAKRADLQKQVDAWCKAHKGQPLDPVAYRSFLEDIGYIVPEGDDFEVTTANVDGEMATLAGPQLVVPVMNARFALNAANARWGSLYDALYGTDVVPQDGDLAPGEGFNEARGLAVIAKTHAFLDDAVPLAAGSHGDVTAYRVDPETRSLMITLTDGSETSLKDESQFVGFVEASVILFQNNGLHIELQIDPDHPIGGLSKAGVKDVVLESALSTIQDCEDSVAAVDAEDKCLVYRNWLGLMKGDLEDSFSKGGRVVTRKLAEDRTYTDRSGGTLTLHGRSLLLVRNVGHLMTNPAILDAKGDEIFEGILDAFATVAAALHDLPRKGNSRTGSIYIVKPKMHGPEEVAYANDLFDAVEDCFGLPRNSIKIGVMDEERRTTVNLKECIRAVKDRIVFINTGFLDRTGDEIHTSMELGPFLPKEQIKAEPWIAAYEDWNVDTGLQTSLNGKGQIGKGMWAKPDEMAEMMVAKIGHPKAGATCAWVPSPTAATLHAIHYHKVHVASIQDALTSRQKANLDTILTVPLLEGKNLDPQTIQNELENNAQGILGYVVRWIDQGVGCSKVPDINNVALMEDRATLRISSQHMANWLYHGLVTPEQVIETMEKMARVVDQQNADDPAYRNMADNYVASVAFRAACDLVFKGKDQPSGYTEPLLHKLRQIAKSHMQA
- a CDS encoding Lrp/AsnC family transcriptional regulator; translation: MDRFDIKILEALQRDGRLTSQELAEEVGLSSSQCARRRALLEKSGVIEGYHARLNQSALGLDLIVFIQIALDTHSPDASKRLLSLLNSMPEVSEAYSMTGSTDYHVKLVVPDLKGLSNIINNKLLPQEGVSHLKSSIVLDRLKESGHLSLNHLKTDSKKAPPQ
- the hppD gene encoding 4-hydroxyphenylpyruvate dioxygenase, whose product is MGPFPHDAPKAVIDEVNVAGTDGFEFVEFAHPEAGKLEALFESMGFVEVARHKHKDISLYRQGHVNYLINRDPDGHAAQFVKDHGPCAPAMAWRVVDAQVALQCALDYGAEEYKGPGKALDVPAVYGIGGSLLYFVDTYGADGSAYDADYQWLGERDPKPEGAGFYYLDHLTHNVMRGNMNTWYDFYAKAFNFKEIRFFDIKGEYTGLYSRALTSPDGKIRIPINESSDDKSQIEEYLNAYKGEGIQHIAVGTEDIYRSTDQIAAKGLDFMPAPPDAYYDMSRERVKGHQEPLERMQRNGILIDGEGVVDGGRTRILLQIFSKTVIGPIFFEFIQRKGDDGFGEGNFKALFESIERDQIERGVLTTDAAAPAAE
- a CDS encoding CBS domain-containing protein translates to MPCIDAMIDEVVSLPLDITVEEALNVLDNNNIRTAPVLDSDKTMLGLFGYETLMQAVLPQALSMGIGLGRLDFARGAGPDIARRLRKVKAKPLAEVMNRKPLTLQPEMSLWETIRTLAKARLPLAVVDKKTNKFLGIVTERSAIAELERSEADPTLTGPEMDASDS